One genomic segment of Hydrocarboniclastica marina includes these proteins:
- the pntB gene encoding Re/Si-specific NAD(P)(+) transhydrogenase subunit beta: protein MSQGLISVAYVVASILFILSLGGLSHQESARRGNMYGVIGILIAIAATLAGSFDEGWVATALAIAIGGAAGIVIANKVEMTQMPQLVALLHSFVGLAAVLVGFAGYVEPLVTTSGTEHTIKLVEVFIGIFVGAVTLTGSLVACGKLDGRIDSKALTLPGRHVLNLILVGISILLGAWFLGTDSMAVGILCLVVMTALAALLGVHLIMAIGGADMPVVVSMLNSYSGWAAASIGFMLGNDLLIVTGALVGSSGAILSYIMCKAMNRSFVSVILGGFGQTSSSAAATDSDLSVQEISVEDLCEELRSADSVIIAPGYGMAVAQAQNAISEITQRLRKQGTEVRFAIHPVAGRLPGHMNVLLAEAHVPYDIVLEMDEINADFPKTDVVLVIGANDTVNPSAAEDPTSPIAGMPVLEVWNARTVVVLKRGMAAGYSGVENPLFFKENTRMLFGDAKESADRILSGL from the coding sequence ATGTCACAAGGACTGATCAGCGTGGCCTACGTGGTCGCGAGCATTCTGTTTATTCTCAGCCTCGGTGGGCTGAGCCATCAGGAATCCGCACGCCGCGGTAATATGTACGGCGTTATCGGTATCCTCATTGCGATTGCGGCGACACTCGCCGGGAGTTTTGACGAGGGCTGGGTCGCTACCGCACTTGCGATTGCTATTGGCGGTGCGGCAGGTATTGTCATTGCGAATAAAGTGGAAATGACTCAGATGCCGCAGCTTGTGGCACTGTTGCACAGCTTTGTTGGGCTCGCCGCCGTTCTGGTTGGTTTTGCCGGCTATGTTGAACCACTCGTGACAACATCTGGCACAGAGCACACGATCAAGCTTGTCGAGGTCTTCATTGGTATTTTTGTCGGCGCAGTTACACTGACCGGTTCGCTTGTCGCTTGCGGAAAGCTGGATGGCAGGATCGACAGCAAGGCACTGACCCTGCCGGGGCGGCATGTGCTCAACCTGATTCTGGTCGGTATCAGCATACTGCTGGGGGCGTGGTTCCTTGGCACTGATAGCATGGCGGTAGGGATACTCTGCCTTGTCGTCATGACGGCACTGGCAGCGCTGCTGGGTGTGCATCTGATCATGGCCATTGGTGGCGCCGATATGCCAGTCGTCGTATCCATGCTGAACAGCTATTCAGGTTGGGCAGCGGCCTCAATAGGCTTCATGTTGGGGAACGACCTTCTGATAGTCACGGGCGCCCTTGTCGGCAGCAGCGGGGCTATCCTTAGCTACATCATGTGCAAGGCCATGAATCGCTCCTTCGTCAGCGTAATTCTGGGCGGCTTTGGTCAAACGTCCAGTAGCGCCGCGGCAACTGATAGCGATCTCTCGGTCCAGGAGATCTCGGTGGAAGATCTGTGCGAGGAACTTCGGAGCGCCGATTCCGTCATCATCGCGCCGGGCTACGGCATGGCCGTGGCACAAGCCCAGAATGCGATCAGCGAGATTACCCAGCGGCTGCGCAAGCAGGGGACAGAAGTGCGCTTTGCGATCCATCCGGTCGCGGGTCGGCTTCCGGGCCATATGAATGTTTTGCTGGCTGAAGCCCATGTTCCATACGATATCGTGCTGGAAATGGACGAAATCAACGCTGATTTTCCGAAGACTGACGTCGTGCTGGTTATTGGCGCCAATGACACGGTAAATCCAAGCGCTGCCGAGGACCCAACCTCGCCGATCGCGGGCATGCCTGTGCTGGAAGTCTGGAATGCAAGGACTGTAGTGGTACTCAAGCGCGGCATGGCTGCGGGTTATTCCGGCGTCGAGAATCCACTCTTCTTCAAAGAAAACACGCGAATGCTGTTCGGCGACGCAAAAGAAAGTGCGGACCGTATACTGAGTGGTCTGTAG